In the Arachis ipaensis cultivar K30076 chromosome B04, Araip1.1, whole genome shotgun sequence genome, taaataagaAAATATCCAAATATTTGTGAAATTTATATgagttataattaattttaaactcAAAATCTCGTAActttgttttaattactttttggtaaataattttttgaaaataaaaccatgaataactataataaatcacaatacaaataatttattatttattttctaacaaTTGCAAATTTTACCGGCTTAATGATGAGTATTAGGTTATGGTTGGTTTAGGACtagtagagagaaaaaaaaatcagagatttatattttatacttaagggagtttttcaaaattttatttaaatggaCGAGGACGGCAAAcagcaaaatgaaaaataaaggtgagagttagaattaggatttttactttttatatttgtttatatttttaaattttaactatttttatttatgtttaataattaattttttaatttaaaatttaatttttatactaTCTAAACAACAATACACACGATTACATAAAATgcgtattttatttttttacataatatttatttttattcataaaattaTAAACTATTACGAAATTATTTTTAAGGATAGATCTCTATAAGTGATAAATATCCAGTAAATGAAAATATCTTATAATCATAGAGGCCGGCTTCATGAAAGATATTTTtccattcttcttctcttctctcttttccgTGAATAATTTGCATATTTATGTTCATAAGAAATTTGAGtcgagtaatttcaggttcatctTGTTCTTCGTTTATCACGGtctctaaaattattattttacctTTTTTATCCTTCCTTAAAATCTTAACAGCATCTTTACAATTTTTCAATATTTGTATGCAATTGTCGTCACTCCAATTATGTAAGACTGACTGCAAAAAAAAGGCAAAGATATATATCACAACCATTTTATAATGTAATGTCGTCAATCCCGTTGGCTAAGTTTACAAATGAAATTGAGTGTCTTATTATTCAACTGGCTTTTTTGGTAAAAGAAAAAAGTTGACTTCAATTGTGTGATTTTTTTTGACAAATTATTGTTTTtagataaaaagtaaaaaaataaaaataaaaattacatttataTAAACTTTTTAAGAATAACCATCTATTCTGAATAGTTATTTAACCATTTGAAGCTATTCAAATGTCACCAAATGAAGTGGCAAAGCATTGTTTACATGGTGTAAGAAGAAAATGTAGGGAGCTTTCAAAAGTTTTCAACTAAATATgtaaattcaattaattaatgGCATGCATCCTTTCACCTTGGTATATATAGAGGGTAAAAGTTATTCAAAATTACTATCTGGATAATAAAATTAGTCATTGTGTNNNNNNNNNNNNNNNNNNNNNNNNNNNNagataaaaataaaattatattttattattatttttattattttttataaaatcttaaaaatacaaaaacactaaaaataaaaacgtAAAGGGAAGGCACGTATAGTTTGCAACAAAAAAGATTAGCTTCAATAAtctaattttgaaattaattaagaCAAACACACTAATAATCCACTATTAAATGCTTACCTTAAGTAGAATTGCATCAGCCTTAGGAATGGATTCAAACATGTCTCCACCGACAAAGCTCAAATTGTTGCATCCCTTCAGATTTTTCACAACCTGTGGAAGATCAAATACTATGTATTTGAGTTCCGGAAATTTCTCACTGAAAATTTGAGCAGTGGTTCCAGTTCCACCACCAACATCCACGATTGTTTCCACCCCCTCAAAGGCAATGTTATGATCCTTTAGTGCCAGCTTTATCATCTGAGAATCACTGGCCATAGC is a window encoding:
- the LOC107635414 gene encoding isoflavone 7-O-methyltransferase isoform X1, coding for MTSNNGRSASESFKAQALVYRHMFSILDSMCLKWIIDSRIPNIIHDHGKPITLLELVSVLKIPSTKVERIHVFMRYMAYIGYFDITKVRIHGDNDGSNQEEEKEAFALTAASELLIKGTENPCIAPLVEFVMDPLISDSFNYLSKWFSDENRRLYEIISGTPWWEFLDKNPRLLGLFNDAMASDSQMIKLALKDHNIAFEGVETIVDVGGGTGTTAQIFSEKFPELKYIVFDLPQVVKNLKGCNNLSFVGGDMFESIPKADAILLKSVLHNWSDDNCIQILKNCKDAVKILRKDKKGKIIILETVINEEQDEPEITRLKFLMNINMQIIHGKERREEEWKNIFHEAGLYDYKIFSFTGYLSLIEIYP
- the LOC107635414 gene encoding isoflavone 7-O-methyltransferase isoform X3, producing MASNNGRSASESFKAQALVYRHMFSILDSMCLKWIIDSRIPNIIHDHGKPITLLELVSVLKIPSTKVERIHVFMRYMAYIGYFDIVRIHGDNDGSNQEEEKEAFALTAASELLIKGTENPCIAPLVEFVMDPLISDSFNYLSKWFSDENRRLYEIISGTPWWEFLDKNPRLLGLFNDAMASDSQMIKLALKDHNIAFEGVETIVDVGGGTGTTAQIFSEKFPELKYIVFDLPQVVKNLKGCNNLSFVGGDMFESIPKADAILLKSVLHNWSDDNCIQILKNCKDAVKILRKDKKGKIIILETVINEEQDEPEITRLKFLMNINMQIIHGKERREEEWKNIFHEAGLYDYKIFSFTGYLSLIEIYP
- the LOC107635414 gene encoding isoflavone 7-O-methyltransferase isoform X2, with the protein product MTSNNGRSASESFKAQALVYRHMFSILDSMCLKWIIDSRIPNIIHDHGKPITLLELVSVLKIPSTKVERIHVFMCYMAYIGYFDITKVRIHGDNDGSNQEEEKEAFALTAASELLIKGTENPCIAPLVEFVMDPLISDSFNYLSKWFSDENRRLYEIISGTPWWEFLDKNPRLLGLFNDAMASDSQMIKLALKDHNIAFEGVETIVDVGGGTGTTAQIFSEKFPELKYIVFDLPQVVKNLKGCNNLSFVGGDMFESIPKADAILLKSVLHNWSDDNCIQILKNCKDAVKILRKDKKGKIIILETVINEEQDEPEITRLKFLMNINMQIIHGKERREEEWKNIFHEAGLYDYKIFSFTGYLSLIEIYP